From Natronomonas salsuginis, one genomic window encodes:
- a CDS encoding FAD-dependent oxidoreductase → MVVGDISTGTEVLVIGGGPGGYVAAIRGGQLGLDVTLVEADAYGGTCLNDGCIPSKALIHVSGLAHEVEHAESMGLHARADVDMQGLVGWKDGVVDQLTGGVEKLCKANGVNLLSGRAEFVDEH, encoded by the coding sequence CGAAGTACTGGTGATCGGCGGGGGTCCGGGCGGCTACGTGGCCGCGATTCGGGGCGGCCAGCTCGGCCTCGACGTGACGCTCGTCGAAGCGGACGCCTACGGGGGCACGTGTCTGAACGACGGATGTATTCCGTCGAAGGCGCTGATCCACGTGAGCGGGTTAGCCCACGAGGTCGAACACGCCGAGTCGATGGGGTTGCACGCCCGCGCTGACGTCGACATGCAGGGGCTCGTCGGTTGGAAGGACGGCGTCGTCGACCAGTTGACGGGTGGCGTCGAGAAGCTCTGCAAGGCCAACGGGGTCAACCTCCTCTCCGGCCGGGCGGAGTTCGTCGACGAGCACA